From Pyrenophora tritici-repentis strain M4 chromosome 1, whole genome shotgun sequence, the proteins below share one genomic window:
- a CDS encoding CypX, Cytochrome P450 has translation MSSLHEQLTRSELFSLRGFALASGLTLAAAITYSTYIVIYNLFFHPLRHIPGPLFARACPIPYALVIRKGTIIPWLKALHDKYGEVVRMSPGQVSFISGETAWQDVQGFRTGKSKDSSLFMRDTNWAPASLNGTTSIFASNGELHARLRRNVASGFSVSALRLQESLILEYADLLVSRLREVSTEGAVDMVDWYSFTAFDIIGDLIFSEPFGCLRDGKGHEWVPFVYNGVSNLPKLYTEKVWAIFKWYDTLRSIFEDQEKPLRTRLALLAKSQKKVNECIAKVEKGTDKRVEASFFAGVIRKEGTERGLTRNELDTVAMGFLGAGSETTATILSGATYMLLINPDKYEKIVHEIRTAFSSTEEITMDAVNKLEYLIAVFQESFRMYPPVSTGIPRVAPPSGAEVSGYYVPGGTNVHIPQHAANLSTRNFKDPEKFVPERWLGDPKYKDDKLSVMQPFGMGPTVCLGKNLAYVEMRVILAKCLFAFDMELDESVKSEHWINKQRQFFLWEKPDLNVRLTPVKR, from the exons ATGTCTTCACTACATGAACAATTAACCAGGTCTGAGCTGTTCAGCTTAAGGGGTTTCGCCCTTGCATCTGGACTGACTCTTGCTGCT GCCATCACATATTCTACTTACATTGTAATATACAACCTCTTCTTCCATCCCCTCAGGCACATCCCCGGCCCACTGTTTGCACGAGCCTGTCCCATTCCTTACGCCCTCGTCATACGAAAAGGCACCATCATTCCGTGGCTAAAGGCACTACACGACAAGTATGGAGAGGTTGTACGAATGAGTCCAGGCCAAGTTTCATTCATCTCGGGCGAGACTGCATGGCAAGATGTTCAGGGCTTCCGCACGGGAAAGTCTAAAGACAGTAGCCTTTTCATGAGGGATACTAATTGGGC TCCCGCCTCGCTCAATGGAACGACATCAATTTTCGCATCTAACGGCGAATTGCACGCGCGCCTGCGACGCAATGTTGCCAGTGGTTTTAGTGTATCGGCTCTCCGCTTACAAGAATCTCTCATTCTTGAGTATGCTGACCTTCTCGTGTCGCGACTACGCGAGGTCAGCACTGAGGGGGCCGTCGATATGGTGGACTGGTACA GCTTTACCGCCTTCGACATCATCGGTGACCTCATCTTCAGTGAACCTTTCGGCTGCCTCCGCGATGGCAAAGGTCACGAGTGGGTCCCATTCGTCTACAACGGCGTCAGCAATCTTCCCAAACTGTATACCGAGAAGGTGTGGGCGATATTCAAGTGGTACGACACGCTCCGTAGCATTTTCGAAGACCAGGAAAAGCCGCTTAGAACGCGTCTTGCCTTGTTAGCCAAGTCCCAAAAGAAGGTCAATGAATGCATCGCAAAGGTTGAAAAGGGTACCGACAAGAGAGTAGAAGCGAGTTTTTTCGCAGGCGTCATTAGGAAGGAAGGCACGGAAAGAGGTCTAACACGAAACGAACTCGACACCGTCGCCATGGGCTTCCTCGGCGCAGGCAGCGAAACAACAGCCACCATCCTCTCCGGCGCCACCTACATGCTCCTCATCAACCCAGACAAGTACGAGAAAATCGTGCACGAGATCCGTACGGCGTTCTCGTCGACGGAGGAAATAACTATGGATGCGGTAAACAAACTCGAGTACCTCATTGCCGTTTTCCAAGAGAGCTTTCGCATGTATCCCCCTGTTTCCACTGGCATCCCTCGTGTCGCACCCCCGAGCGGCGCAGAGGTCTCAGGCTACTATGTTCCCGGCGGTACAAATGTGCATATCCCACAGCATGCGGCCAACCTATCGACGCGCAATTTCAAGGATCCAGAGAAATTCGTGCCGGAGCGCTGGCTGGGCGACCCCAAGTACAAGGATGACAAGTTATCGGTTATGCAGCCGTTTGGTATGGGACCGACGGTTTGTCTGGGTAAAAA TCTGGCGTATGTCGAAATGCGTGTTATTCTTGCAAAGTGCCTCTTTGCTTTCGACATGGAGCTCGACGAGAGTGTAAAGTCTGAGCATTGGATCAACAAGCAGCGTCAGTTCTTCCTGTGGGAGAAGCCAGACTTAAATGTCAGATTGACGCCTGTGAAACGCTAG
- a CDS encoding glycoside hydrolase family 128 protein, with protein sequence MRNTLLLSATTALLTATTTTTAQATATTSSKRGLCHVPSSKNPSDDKIWTSGPSPPTWYYNYEKDPSPAYANDPSMHFVPMLWGASASDKGTPFLDTVRKLINSGINITHVLGFNEPDGGHSTGGSNLGVAVAAARWKAEIEPLKELGVKLGAPAVTGAESGWQWLENFFKECGGGCNPDFIPVHWYGNFEGMMSHVGQVTTKWPNMTVWVTEYGYPNQGMEETVSFFNRSVQSFDSWPNVTHYSYFGAFRSDVSNVGKNAAMLTQDGKLTDIGSWYLGGAATNNVPKGSGASADARVGSSAYALVFAVAVWLYAI encoded by the exons ATGCGCAACACACTCCTCCTCTCCGCCACAACGGCTCTCCTAACCGCCACCACTACCACAACCGCGCAAGCAACAGCCACCACATCCTCCAAACGCGGCCTCTGCCACGTCCCGTCGTCAAAAAACCCCTCCGACGACAAAATCTGGACATCTGGCCCCTCGCCCCCAACCTGGTACTACAACTACGAAAAAGACCCCTCCCCAGCCTACGCAAACGACCCATCCATGCACTTCGTCCCCATGCTCTGGGGCGCCAGCGCCTCCGACAAAGGAACCCCCTTCCTGGACACCGTCAGAAAACTAATCAACTCCGGAATAAATATAACCCACGTCCTAGGCTTTAACGAGCCCGACGGCGGCCACAGCACCGGCGGCTCCAACCTCGGTGTCGCCGTCGCGGCCGCACGCTGGAAAGCCGAAATCGAGCCCTTGAAAGAACTCGGCGTTAAATTGGGGGCTCCCGCCGTCACAGGCGCGGAGTCCGGGTGGCAATGGCTAGAGAATTTCTTCAAGGAGTGTGGTGGAGGTTGTAACCCAGATTTCATCCCCGTCCATTGGTATGGCAACTTTGAGGGCATGATGAGTCATGTGGGCCAGGTGACGACCAAATGGCCCAATATGACTGTTTGGGTTACCGAGTATGGGTACCCGAATCAGGGCATGGAGGAGACTGTGAGTTTTTTTAATCGTAGTGTGCAGAGTTTTGATAGTTGGCC GAACGTTACGCATTACTCGTACTTTGGTGCGTTTCGCTCAGATGTTAGTAATGTGGGTAAGAATGCGGCCATGTTGACGCAGGATGGGAAACTAACGGATATTGGGTCGTGGTATTTGGGTGGTGCGGCTACTAATAATGTGCCAAAGGGGTCTGGTGCTTCTGCAGACGCGAGGGTCGGTTCTAGTGCGTATGCGCTTGTATTTGCTGTGGCTGTGTGGTTGTATGCTATTTAG